A stretch of the Glycine soja cultivar W05 chromosome 13, ASM419377v2, whole genome shotgun sequence genome encodes the following:
- the LOC114382804 gene encoding uncharacterized protein LOC114382804, with protein MQRGTPVRKPHTNTSDLLTWSETPPPDSAAAATTRSGQPSDRISKVLHGGQLTDEEAQTLAKSKPCSGYKMKEMTGSGIFAANGEDSASEANSANLNNRTSIRMCQQAMNGISQISFSTDESISPKKPTSIPEVAKQRELSGTMQSDSDTKSKKQISNAKTKELSGNDIFGPPPEIVPRSVAAARTLESKESKDMGEPLPRNLRTSVKVSNPAGGQSNILFGEASVEKTAKKIHNQKFAELTGNNIFQGDVPPGSAEKPLSRAKLREMTGSDIFADGKTEIKDPVRGARKPPGGESSIALV; from the exons ATGCAGAGAGGCACGCCGGTGAGAAAGCCACACACCAACACCTCCGATCTCCTCACTTGGTCGGAAACTCCTCCGCCGGATtccgccgccgccgccaccACTCGCTCTGGCCAG CCTTCCGATAGAATCAGTAAGGTTCTCCACGGCGGCCAGCTCACCGACGAAGAAGCTCAGACGCTAGCCAAGAG CAAACCATGCTCAGggtataaaatgaaagaaatgactGGAAGTGGTATATTTGCTGCCAATGGGGAAGATTCTGCATCAGAAGCCAATTCTGCAAATTTGAATAACAGAACAAGCATACGCATGTGTCAG CAAGCGATGAATGGAATTAGTCAGATATCATTCAGCACTGACGAAAGCATTTCTCCTAAAAAACCTACCTCAATACCTGAGGTAGCAAAGCAGCGTGAACTGAGTGGGACTATGCAAAGTGATTCGGACACAAAGAGTAAGAAGCAAATATCAAATGCCAAGACCAAGGAGCTCAGTGGAAATGACATATTTGGCCCTCCTCCTGAAATCGTGCCCCGTTCAGTGGCAGCTGCACGCACTTTGGAAtcaaaggaaagtaaagacatGGGAGAGCCTCTTCCCAGAAATCTGCGAACATCAGTGAAAGTTTCAAAT CCTGCAGGTGGTCAAAGTAACATCTTATTTGGTGAAGCATCCGTTGAGAAGACAGCAAAGAAGATACATAACCAGAAGTTCGCGGAGCTGACAGGCAATAATATTTTCCAAGGAGATGTTCCTCCAGGCTCAGCTGAGAAGCCTCTGAGCAGGGCTAAGCTCAGAGAAATGACTGGCAGTGACATATTTGCTGATGGAAAGACAGAAATCAAAGACCCTGTGCGAGGTGCCCGGAAACCCCCTGGTGGAGAGAGCAGCATTGCCTtggtttaa